A window from Pseudonocardia cypriaca encodes these proteins:
- the rpsL gene encoding 30S ribosomal protein S12, with protein MPTIQQLVRKGRQDKVGKTKTAALKGSPQRRGVCTRVYTTTPKKPNSALRKVARVRLSSEIEVTAYIPGEGHNLQEHSIVLVRGGRVKDLPGVRYKIIRGSLDTQGVRNRKQSRSRYGAKKEKS; from the coding sequence ATGCCCACGATCCAGCAGCTGGTCCGCAAGGGCCGTCAGGACAAGGTCGGCAAGACCAAGACCGCAGCGCTCAAGGGGAGCCCGCAGCGGCGCGGCGTGTGCACCCGCGTGTACACCACCACGCCCAAGAAGCCGAACTCCGCGCTGCGCAAGGTCGCACGCGTGCGGCTCTCCAGTGAGATCGAGGTCACGGCCTACATCCCTGGTGAGGGGCACAACCTCCAGGAGCACTCGATCGTGCTGGTCCGCGGTGGCCGGGTGAAGGACCTGCCGGGCGTCCGCTACAAGATCATCCGCGGCTCGCTCGACACCCAGGGTGTCCGCAACCGCAAGCAGTCCCGGAGCCGCTACGGCGCGAAGAAGGAGAAGAGCTGA
- the rpsG gene encoding 30S ribosomal protein S7, with protein MPRKGAAPKRPLVSDPVFGSPLVTQLVNKVLKDGKRSLAERIVYAALEGTREKTGTDPVVTLKRAMDNVKPALEVKSRRVGGATYQVPVEVRAVRQTTLALRWIVSYAGQRREKTMVDRLMNELLDASNGLGASVKRREDMHKMAESNKAFAHYRW; from the coding sequence ATGCCGCGCAAGGGAGCTGCGCCGAAGCGCCCGCTGGTCTCGGACCCGGTCTTCGGTTCGCCGCTGGTCACCCAGCTGGTCAACAAGGTCCTCAAGGACGGCAAGCGGTCGCTCGCGGAGCGCATCGTCTACGCCGCCCTGGAGGGCACCCGGGAGAAGACCGGCACCGACCCGGTCGTCACGCTCAAGCGCGCCATGGACAACGTGAAGCCGGCTCTCGAGGTCAAGAGCCGCCGCGTGGGTGGTGCCACCTACCAGGTCCCCGTCGAGGTGCGCGCCGTCCGGCAGACCACCCTCGCCCTGCGCTGGATCGTCTCGTACGCCGGCCAGCGCCGCGAGAAGACGATGGTCGACCGGCTGATGAACGAGCTGCTCGACGCGAGCAACGGTCTGGGCGCCAGCGTCAAGAGGCGCGAGGACATGCACAAGATGGCGGAGTCCAACAAGGCCTTCGCCCACTACCGCTGGTGA